The sequence AACGCTTACCCTAGAGATTGTGGGGCTTTTACCGGTGAAATCACTTCAAAGCATTTAGAAGAACTCAAAATCCACACGCTTTTAATAGGGCATAGCGAGAGGCGAGCACTTTTAAAGGAAAGCCCTAGCTTTTTGAAAGAAAAGTTTGATTTTTTTAAAAATAAAAATTTTAAAATTATCTATTGCATTGGCGAAGATTTAACGACCAGAGAAAAGGGTTTTAAGGCTGTAAAGGAATTTTTAAGCGAGCAATTAGAAAATATTGATCTTAATTATTCCAATTTAATTGTGGCGTATGAGCCTATTTGGGCGATTGGCACCAAAAAAAGCGCTTCTTTAGAAGATATTTATCTCACGCATGGTTTTTTAAAACAAATCTTAAATCAAAAAACGCCCTTATTGTATGGGGGGAGCGTGAACATACAAAACGCTAAAGAAATTTTAGGGATTGATAGCGTGGATGGCTTATTGATCGGGAGTGCGTCTTGGGAATTAGAAAATTTTAAAACAATCATTTCATTTTTATAAAGGAAAATCATGGGATTTTTAAAAGGTAAAAAAGGGCTTATTGTAGGGGTGGCGAATAATAAATCCATCGCTTATGGGATCGCTCAATCTTGCTTCAATCAAGGGGCTATTTTGGCTTTCACTTATTTGAATGAGAGCTTAGAAAAGCGCGTGAGGCCTATCGCGCAGGAATTGAATAGCCCCTATGTGTATGAATTAGATGTGAGTAAAGAAGAGCATTTCAAGTCGCTATACAATAGCGTTAAAAAGGATTTAGGCTCATTGGATTTTATCGTTCATAGCGTGGCCTTTGCCCCTAAAGAGGCTTTAGAGGGGAGCTTGTTGGAAACTTCTAAAAGCGCGTTTAACACCGCTATGGAAATTTCTGTTTATTCTTTAATAGAGCTGACAAACACTCTAAAACCTTTATTAAATAACGGAGCGTCTGTTTTGACTTTAAGCTATTTAGGCAGCACCAAATACATGGCGCATTACAATGTGATGGGGTTGGCTAAAGCGGCCCTAGAGAGTGCGGTGCGTTATTTAGCGGTGGATTTAGGCAAGCATCATATAAGGGTGAATGCCCTATCGGCCGGGCCTATAAGGACGCTCGCTTCTAGCGGGATCGCTGATTTTAGGATGATTTTAAAATGGAATGAAATCAACGCCCCTTTAAGAAAAAATGTGAGTTTAGAGGAAGTGGGCAATGCCGGGATGTATTTGCTCTCTAGCTTGTCTAGTGGGGTGAGTGGGGAAGTGCATTTTGTGGATGCTGGCTATCATGTTATGGGCATGGGGGCTGTGGAAGAAAAAGACAATAAAGCTACGCTATTGTGGGATTTGCATAAAGAACAATAAGGGGTATTGATGAAATTAAGCGAATTGTTGAGCGCCTATTCTATTGAAACGGAATTTTCAAACGACTTTGAAGTGCATGCTTTAGCGGAATTGGATAAGGCCACGCCTAATGATATTAGCTATATTGACCAAGCGCGTTACCTTAAACTTTTAAAAGATTCCAAAGCCGGAGCGGTGTTTATCCGTAAAAAAGAATCTTCTAAAGTGCCAAAACACATGCAAGCTTTAATCGTGGATAACCCGCATCTAGCCTTTGCTAAAGCTTCGCATGCCTTTAAAATCCCTTTTTTTAAAAACCCAGAAAGCGTGAATGAACCTAAACATTTTGAAAAAGTAACGATCATGCCTAATGTTGTGATTGGAGAGGGCGTAGAAATTGGCGAAAATTCTTTGATTTATCCGGGCGTGGTGATCGCTGATGGGGTCAAAATCGGTAAAAATTGCGTTTTGTATCCTCGTGTCATTTTGTATCAAAATACGATTTTAGAAGATAATGTTACTATCCATGCAGGCAGCGTGATCGGAGGCGATGGCTTTGGTTATGCACACACCGCTTTAGGAGAGCATGTCAAAATTGAGCATGTGGGGATTGTTAGGATTCAAAAAAATGTAGAAATTGGCGCTAACACGGCGATTGATCGGGCGGTGTTTGGCGAGACTTTGATTAAAGAGGGCGTTAAGATTGATAACCTGGTTCAAATCGGGCATAATTGCGTTTTAGGCGAGCACAGCATCGTTGTCTCTCAAGTGGGCTTGAGCGGCTCTACAACCACTGGCCGTAATGTAGTTTTTGGCGGTCAAGTGGGCATTGGGGGGCATTTGCATGTGGGCGAATTCACTCAAATTGGAGGTAAAAGTGCAGTGGGTAAAGACTTGCCCCCTAACACTAATTTTGCCGGAGCGATCCCTGCTATGGAAATCCATGAATGGCACCATTTCCTAGCTCATTTAAGAACGAATTTCAGGAAACAGCAAAAAACGAGTTTGTTGCAAAAAGCTAAAGGGTTTTTTAAATCTTAAAGAATGAAATAAGCTATAATAAGCCCATTTTGAATACGAATGATTATTTTAATAAGGACAATCAATGAAAGATAGTTTTCTTTTCACTTCTGAATCAGTAACCGAGGGGCATCCTGATAAAATGGCTGATCAAATCAGCGATGCGGTTTTAGATTACATCATTGAGCACGATCAAAAAGCCAAAGTCGCATGCGAGACTTTAGTTTCTAACGGGTTTTGCATGATCACTGGCGAGTTAAAAACTTCTGTTTATGCCCCTATGCAAGAGATTGCAAGAGAAGTGGTTAAAAAGATTGGTTATACAGACGCTCTTTATGGCTTTGATTACAGAAGTGCGGCGGTTTTGAATGGCGTTGGCGAGCAAAGCCCTGATATTAATCAGGGCGTGGATAGAGAAGATGGCGAGATTGGGGCAGGGGATCAAGGGCTTATGTTTGGTTATGCGTGCAAGGAGACTGAAACGCTCATGCCCTTACCCATTCATTTAGCGCACCAGCTCACTTTCGCTTTGGCTCAAAAAAGAAAAGACAACACTCTGCCTTTTTTAAGGCCTGATGGCAAGTCTCAAGTGAGCGTGCGTTATGAAAACAACAAGCCTGTAAGCATTGATACGATTGTCATTTCCACCCAGCATTCCCCAGAAGTTTCGCAAAAACATTTAAAAGAAGCCGTGATTGAAGAGATCGTGTATAAGGTTTTACCCAAAGAATATTTGCATGATAATATCAAGTTTTTTGTCAATCCTACAGGAAAATTCGTTATCGGTGGACCGCAAGGCGATGCGGGTTTGACGGGCAGAAAAATCATCGTGGATACTTATGGGGGGAGTTGCCCGCATGGTGGGGGAGCGTTTAGCGGGAAAGACCCCAGTAAAGTGGATAGGAGCGCGGCTTATGCGGCCCGCTATGTGGCTAAAAATTTGGTAGCGAGTGGGGTTTGCGATAAAGCGACCGTGCAGCTTGCTTATGCGATTGGGGTGATAGAGCCGGTGTCTGTTTATGTGAACACGCATAACACGAGCAAGTATTCAAGTGCGGAGTTGGAAAAATGCGTGAAAGCGGTTTTCAAACTCACGCCAAAAGGCATTATTGAAAGCTTGGATTTGTTAAGACCCATTTATTCGCTCACTTCAGCTTATGGGCATTTTGGGCGCGAATTAGAGGAATTCACTTGGGAAAAAACCAACAAAGCTGAGGAGATTAAAGCGTTCTTTAAGCGTTAAAAAATATTTTAAGGGTAATATTTTAAAAAATTTTTGTATAATCAACAATTCACAAGGAGTTTAAATTGAAACAAAGAACGCTGTCTATTATTAAACCGGATGCACTTAAGAAAAAAGTGGTAGGCAAAATCGTTGATCGCTTTGAGAGTAACGGCTTGGAAGTGATTGCTATGAAACGCTTGCATTTAAGCGTTAAAGACGCTGAAAACTTTTATGCGATCCACAGAGAGAGACCCTTTTTTAAAGATCTAATAGAATTTATGGTCAGTGGTCCGGTGGTGGTTATGGTCTTAGAGGGCGAAGATGCGGTGGCTAAAAACAGAGATCTTATGGGAGCGACTGATCCCAAACTCGCCCAAAAAGGCACTATCAGAGCGGATTTTGCTGAAAGCATTGACGCTAATGCGGTGCATGGGAGCGATAGCTTAGAAAACGCACATAATGAAATCGCTTTCTTTTTTGCCGCTAGAGATCTTTAAGGTTTAAGGGCGTTTTAAGTAAGCATGCAATTTGAAATGCGTAAAATCGCTTTTAATACGCCTAAAGCGTTTTCTTTAGAGCATGAGGGAGTGGTTTTAGAGGGCGAAGTCATGCGAGTGGGGGCGAAATTGTTCCGCTTGAAAGCGTGCCTTAAGGGTGAATTGATGCTTATTTGCGATACAAGCGGTAAAGAGTTTAAAAAGAGCCTTGATGAGTCGTTGGTTTTGCATATTTCAGACGGGTTGTGGGATACGCAAAGCCAAAGTTTGGATTTTGATAATTTAGATGTTATTGAATCTTTCAATGGTTTTATTGATTTGAGCGAAATTTTACGCTCTGAAGTGGAGTCTATTAAATTAGACTACCATTATGCAGATTGAAATGAAGGAGAATTTATGGCAGTACCTGATAGAAGAGTGAGTAAGACAAGAGCGGCAAAAAGGCGTACGCATTATGGCGTTAAGTTGGCTAAGCCCATAAAAGCTAAAGATGGCACTTGGAAGCTTCCCCACCATATTAACAAATTTACTAAAGAATACTAGTATAAAAGCTATCTTTAGTGATAGAAAGTATTTTAAAGGATTGCAACGGATTGCAACAAGCCTTTTAAGGACGCATGATGAAAATTGTAATAGACTTAATGGGGGCTGACCATGGGGTTTTACCCGTTATTGAGGGAGTCTCAAGGGCTTTAGAGAATAAGAGTTTTAGTGCGGTTTTAGTGGGGGATAAAGACAAAGCGACCCCTTTTATTTCTAAAGAGTTAGCCAGCAAAGTGGAAATGATCCACACGCAAGATTATATTAAAATGGAAGAAGCCGCCACTGAGGCAATCAAGCGTAAG is a genomic window of Helicobacter pylori oki112 containing:
- a CDS encoding triose-phosphate isomerase, which produces MTKIAMANFKSAMPIFKSHAYLKELEKTLKPQHFDRVFVFPDFLGLLPNSFLHFTLGVQNAYPRDCGAFTGEITSKHLEELKIHTLLIGHSERRALLKESPSFLKEKFDFFKNKNFKIIYCIGEDLTTREKGFKAVKEFLSEQLENIDLNYSNLIVAYEPIWAIGTKKSASLEDIYLTHGFLKQILNQKTPLLYGGSVNIQNAKEILGIDSVDGLLIGSASWELENFKTIISFL
- the fabI gene encoding enoyl-ACP reductase FabI translates to MGFLKGKKGLIVGVANNKSIAYGIAQSCFNQGAILAFTYLNESLEKRVRPIAQELNSPYVYELDVSKEEHFKSLYNSVKKDLGSLDFIVHSVAFAPKEALEGSLLETSKSAFNTAMEISVYSLIELTNTLKPLLNNGASVLTLSYLGSTKYMAHYNVMGLAKAALESAVRYLAVDLGKHHIRVNALSAGPIRTLASSGIADFRMILKWNEINAPLRKNVSLEEVGNAGMYLLSSLSSGVSGEVHFVDAGYHVMGMGAVEEKDNKATLLWDLHKEQ
- the lpxD gene encoding UDP-3-O-(3-hydroxymyristoyl)glucosamine N-acyltransferase produces the protein MKLSELLSAYSIETEFSNDFEVHALAELDKATPNDISYIDQARYLKLLKDSKAGAVFIRKKESSKVPKHMQALIVDNPHLAFAKASHAFKIPFFKNPESVNEPKHFEKVTIMPNVVIGEGVEIGENSLIYPGVVIADGVKIGKNCVLYPRVILYQNTILEDNVTIHAGSVIGGDGFGYAHTALGEHVKIEHVGIVRIQKNVEIGANTAIDRAVFGETLIKEGVKIDNLVQIGHNCVLGEHSIVVSQVGLSGSTTTGRNVVFGGQVGIGGHLHVGEFTQIGGKSAVGKDLPPNTNFAGAIPAMEIHEWHHFLAHLRTNFRKQQKTSLLQKAKGFFKS
- the metK gene encoding methionine adenosyltransferase; the encoded protein is MKDSFLFTSESVTEGHPDKMADQISDAVLDYIIEHDQKAKVACETLVSNGFCMITGELKTSVYAPMQEIAREVVKKIGYTDALYGFDYRSAAVLNGVGEQSPDINQGVDREDGEIGAGDQGLMFGYACKETETLMPLPIHLAHQLTFALAQKRKDNTLPFLRPDGKSQVSVRYENNKPVSIDTIVISTQHSPEVSQKHLKEAVIEEIVYKVLPKEYLHDNIKFFVNPTGKFVIGGPQGDAGLTGRKIIVDTYGGSCPHGGGAFSGKDPSKVDRSAAYAARYVAKNLVASGVCDKATVQLAYAIGVIEPVSVYVNTHNTSKYSSAELEKCVKAVFKLTPKGIIESLDLLRPIYSLTSAYGHFGRELEEFTWEKTNKAEEIKAFFKR
- the ndk gene encoding nucleoside-diphosphate kinase; translated protein: MKQRTLSIIKPDALKKKVVGKIVDRFESNGLEVIAMKRLHLSVKDAENFYAIHRERPFFKDLIEFMVSGPVVVMVLEGEDAVAKNRDLMGATDPKLAQKGTIRADFAESIDANAVHGSDSLENAHNEIAFFFAARDL
- the rpmF gene encoding 50S ribosomal protein L32; protein product: MAVPDRRVSKTRAAKRRTHYGVKLAKPIKAKDGTWKLPHHINKFTKEY